A genome region from Sphingobacteriaceae bacterium GW460-11-11-14-LB5 includes the following:
- a CDS encoding peptidase S9, with translation MAKKSIAFILLSFVSFQVLAQQAGLQPYAPSAAEVANAYRLSVKLDTALRNIPTNNDLIPFWKKDGSAFWYKKNLQNRTWEYYDVDAATGKRKLAFDHDKLAEHIEKITGKKQNPLKLQLTELYFADQGNTAKLKIQQKWYQLNLSDYSLTHTNDSSIYRYNAKRPLQQRRSRWQRNRESRKSPDGKNEILIRGGNLFVIDLATKAETQLSTDGNAEKPYGEFAWSPDGKNIVAYKIDPKEIKKVHYVLSSVPGTTRGELKSREYAQPGDDFTAYQPYVFNVAAKTAIKVDADPVDFFGAPELHWRDNNSRYYTYEKVDRGHQRFRVIEVDVLTGKTKNIIDEKTKTFIYENRIYTRYLPKTNEILWTSEQDGWQHLYLVNALTGKQSLITKGNYVVKDIDSVDIVKRQVWFRANGMHAGEDPYFIHYYRIGFDGKGLINLTPEKGNHNLSFSPDRKYYIDTYSQVNVPPVSELRLTANTKKISEIEHGQKDAYLATGVKLPEVFVAKGRDGVTDIWGIVCFPSKMDPNKTYPVIENIYAGPHDSFVPKSFLPASEMQSIAELGFIVVQIDGMGTANRSKAFHDVCWKNIADAGFPDRILWMKAMAVKYPNADITRVGIYGTSAGGQSSTGALLFHPEFYKAAVSACGCHDNRIDKQWWNEQWMGYPVGPHYGEQSNITNAAKLQGNLFLIVGEADENVPPESTYRLADALIKANKDFDILSIPGMGHSDGGIYGRRRKRDFFVKHLLNAEPPNPNLSK, from the coding sequence ATGGCTAAAAAATCAATAGCCTTCATCTTATTAAGTTTTGTTTCTTTTCAGGTACTGGCGCAGCAAGCGGGTTTACAACCTTACGCACCAAGTGCTGCCGAAGTGGCAAATGCTTACCGGTTATCTGTTAAACTAGATACGGCACTACGCAATATTCCTACCAACAATGATCTTATTCCTTTTTGGAAAAAAGATGGAAGCGCATTTTGGTATAAAAAGAATCTTCAGAACAGAACCTGGGAATATTATGATGTAGATGCGGCAACTGGCAAACGTAAACTTGCATTTGATCATGATAAACTTGCGGAGCACATCGAAAAGATCACCGGTAAAAAACAGAACCCGCTAAAACTTCAGTTAACGGAGCTTTATTTCGCCGATCAGGGCAATACGGCAAAATTAAAAATACAACAGAAATGGTATCAGTTAAACCTGAGCGACTATAGTTTAACCCATACAAACGATAGCAGTATTTATCGTTACAATGCCAAAAGACCATTACAGCAGCGGAGATCACGCTGGCAACGAAACCGCGAATCGAGAAAATCGCCAGATGGCAAAAACGAAATCCTGATCCGTGGAGGCAACTTGTTTGTAATTGATTTAGCAACCAAAGCAGAAACCCAGCTCAGTACCGATGGTAACGCCGAAAAACCTTATGGTGAATTTGCATGGTCGCCGGATGGAAAAAATATCGTCGCCTACAAAATCGATCCGAAAGAAATTAAAAAAGTACATTATGTATTAAGTTCGGTTCCCGGTACTACGCGTGGCGAACTAAAATCAAGAGAATATGCGCAACCCGGTGATGACTTTACAGCTTATCAACCCTATGTTTTTAATGTAGCGGCTAAAACGGCGATTAAGGTAGATGCCGATCCGGTAGATTTCTTTGGTGCACCAGAACTGCATTGGCGCGATAATAACAGCCGCTATTATACCTATGAGAAAGTAGACCGCGGCCATCAACGTTTCAGGGTAATTGAAGTGGATGTTTTAACCGGAAAAACTAAAAATATTATCGACGAGAAAACCAAAACCTTCATTTATGAAAATCGCATCTATACAAGGTACTTGCCTAAAACAAATGAAATATTATGGACAAGCGAACAGGATGGGTGGCAACATCTTTATCTGGTAAATGCCTTAACCGGAAAGCAAAGCTTAATTACCAAAGGAAATTATGTAGTTAAGGATATTGATAGTGTAGATATCGTAAAACGCCAGGTTTGGTTCAGGGCAAATGGAATGCATGCCGGCGAGGATCCTTATTTTATCCATTACTACAGAATCGGATTTGATGGAAAAGGACTAATCAACCTCACGCCCGAAAAAGGTAACCATAACCTCAGCTTTTCACCTGATCGTAAATATTACATCGATACCTATTCACAGGTAAATGTACCACCGGTTAGCGAGTTAAGGTTAACGGCAAATACTAAAAAAATAAGCGAAATAGAACATGGGCAAAAAGATGCTTATTTGGCTACCGGAGTTAAACTGCCTGAAGTGTTTGTGGCCAAAGGAAGAGATGGTGTAACCGATATTTGGGGCATTGTTTGCTTTCCTTCAAAAATGGATCCGAACAAAACTTATCCTGTAATCGAGAATATTTATGCAGGTCCGCATGATAGTTTTGTGCCTAAAAGTTTCCTGCCAGCCAGTGAAATGCAAAGCATTGCCGAATTAGGCTTTATTGTGGTCCAAATTGATGGAATGGGAACGGCCAACAGGTCTAAAGCTTTTCATGATGTATGCTGGAAAAATATAGCCGATGCTGGTTTCCCCGACAGGATATTGTGGATGAAAGCGATGGCAGTTAAATATCCAAATGCCGATATTACCAGAGTGGGCATTTACGGTACTTCGGCAGGCGGACAAAGCTCAACTGGTGCATTGTTATTTCATCCCGAATTTTACAAGGCCGCGGTTTCTGCTTGTGGCTGTCACGATAACCGCATCGACAAACAATGGTGGAACGAACAATGGATGGGCTATCCGGTAGGACCGCACTATGGCGAACAATCTAACATCACAAATGCCGCTAAATTACAGGGTAACCTGTTTTTAATTGTTGGCGAAGCGGATGAAAATGTACCACCTGAATCTACCTATCGACTGGCTGATGCACTGATCAAAGCCAATAAAGATTTCGATATTTTAAGCATTCCGGGTATGGGGCATAGTGATGGCGGTATTTACGGACGCAGGCGTAAACGCGATTTCTTTGTAAAACATTTACTTAATGCCGAACCACCAAATCCGAATCTTTCAAAATAA
- a CDS encoding amino acid transporter, translating to MIEKETTQFKPSLKLMDATMLVAGSMIGSGIFIVSADITRNVGSSGWLLVVWLITGFMTLTAALSYGELSAMFPKAGGQYIYLKEAYNPLISFLYGWSFFTVIQTATIAAVGVAFAKFTAYLVPALSEDLVAIDLGFFTISPAQLLAIGVIILLTYINNRGVNGGKVIQTTFTVAKLLSLFGLIAFGLFFLDKGIWKSNWENMWVLGPLSAEGNIGSYTTLAAFGAIAAAMVGSIFSSDSWHNVTFIAGEIKNPARNIGLSLALGTIIVTVLYILTNVMYTGVLSLHDIAYADKDRVAVSAANHIFGTAGTIIIALMIMVSTFGCNNGLIMAGARVYYSMAKDGLFFKKVGTLNKNAVPGFGLWIQCIFACLWCISGKYGDLLDMISFVVVMFYMLTIFGIFILRKKRPDAERPYKAFGYPVLPIIYMVMGLAFCILLIIFKPKFTWPGLIITLIGIPVYYLIKGSIARQDSKTKDTPDSSG from the coding sequence ATGATTGAAAAAGAAACCACACAGTTTAAACCTTCACTTAAATTGATGGATGCAACCATGCTTGTAGCCGGAAGTATGATCGGCTCAGGTATTTTTATTGTAAGTGCAGATATTACCCGAAATGTTGGCAGTTCTGGCTGGCTGTTAGTGGTTTGGTTAATTACAGGTTTTATGACGCTTACTGCTGCATTGAGTTATGGCGAATTAAGTGCCATGTTCCCAAAAGCGGGCGGACAGTATATTTATTTAAAAGAAGCCTATAACCCGTTGATCAGTTTTTTATATGGCTGGAGTTTTTTTACGGTTATCCAAACCGCAACTATTGCTGCTGTAGGCGTGGCATTTGCCAAGTTTACGGCTTATCTCGTACCCGCGCTCAGTGAAGATTTAGTAGCCATCGATTTGGGTTTCTTTACCATCTCTCCGGCACAACTATTGGCCATTGGGGTAATTATATTACTTACCTATATTAACAACAGGGGAGTAAACGGGGGGAAAGTGATTCAAACTACCTTTACAGTGGCTAAATTGTTAAGTCTGTTTGGCCTGATTGCTTTTGGACTTTTCTTTTTAGATAAAGGTATCTGGAAAAGCAACTGGGAAAATATGTGGGTTTTAGGTCCACTCTCTGCCGAAGGAAATATTGGTTCTTATACTACGCTGGCCGCATTCGGTGCCATTGCTGCCGCGATGGTGGGCTCGATATTTAGCAGCGATTCCTGGCACAACGTTACCTTTATTGCCGGCGAAATTAAAAACCCTGCACGTAATATTGGTTTGAGTTTAGCCTTGGGAACGATTATCGTAACGGTGCTCTACATCCTTACCAATGTGATGTATACAGGTGTACTTTCATTACATGATATTGCCTACGCTGATAAAGACCGGGTAGCAGTTTCTGCTGCCAACCATATTTTCGGTACCGCGGGCACCATCATTATCGCGTTAATGATTATGGTTTCGACTTTCGGTTGTAACAACGGTCTAATTATGGCTGGTGCCAGGGTGTATTACTCCATGGCCAAAGACGGACTTTTCTTTAAAAAAGTTGGTACGCTGAATAAAAATGCAGTACCTGGATTTGGACTATGGATTCAATGTATTTTTGCTTGTTTATGGTGCATTAGCGGAAAGTATGGCGATCTGTTGGATATGATCTCATTTGTGGTGGTGATGTTTTATATGCTCACCATTTTCGGGATATTTATCCTTCGTAAAAAACGACCTGATGCAGAACGTCCGTACAAAGCTTTTGGTTACCCCGTTCTGCCCATCATTTATATGGTAATGGGACTGGCCTTTTGTATATTACTGATTATTTTTAAACCCAAATTTACCTGGCCGGGATTAATCATTACTTTAATTGGTATACCGGTTTACTACCTGATAAAAGGAAGTATTGCCCGTCAGGATTCGAAAACAAAAGATACGCCTGATAGCAGCGGTTAA
- a CDS encoding alpha-xylosidase yields the protein MTPHYFFKNFKITSSKNQPKGVVLAFAFFLIAAPFFVTAQPAAQKTNQVAQNTTKVLSAKKINTTTIELLLSDKQTLTLDFYGDNIFRLFEDPTGGFIRDPEAKPEAKILVENPRRAVSKLDIKDENNQLFISTAKITVLIDKNTSLIKIINLATQAVAVEELAPIQFEKGKVTLSLKENPQEYFYGGGVQNGRFSHKGKNIAIENQNSWTDGGVASPTPYYWSTNGYAVMWHTFSKGSYNFGAKEKGLVKLAHETDYLDAFFMINNGAVPLLNDFYQLTGNPILLPKFGFYQGHLNAYNRDFWKEDEKGTLFEDGKRYKESQKDNGGIKESLNGEKNNYQFSARAVIDRYKKHDMPLGWVLPNDGYGAGYGQTETLDGNIQNLKSFGDYARKNGVEIGLWTQSDLHPKPEVSPLLQRDIIKEARDAGVRVLKTDVAWVGAGYSFGLNGVADVAQIMPYYGNSSRPFIISLDGWAGTQRYAGIWSGDQTGGVWEYIRFHIPTYLGSGLSGQPNITSDMDGIFGGKNLTINTRDFQWKTFTPMELNMDGWGANEKYPHALGEPVASINRNYLKLKSELIPYTYSVAREAVTGLPIIRAMFLEYPNAYTKGTSTQYQYLYGPSFLVAPIYQATKSDEKGNDIRNGIYLPEGTWIDYFTGEKYTGNSILNNFDAPLWKLPVFVKNGAIIPMTNPNNNVSEISKVNRIYELYPFGKSSFTEYDDDGATEAYKLGKGASTLIESELDQKNNALVTIHPAKGDFDGFVKEKTTEFVVNVTEKPKRLTSKVGNNKIRLSEVNSKYEFLKQSNVYFYDATPNLNRFATKGSDFEKVAMVKNPQLLVKLQSTDITINPVTLSIDGFKFEPADKQRLSTGKLSAPLNAKVSDKNREAYTLTPSWTKVSNADFYEIDFNDMHYTTIRDTALLFDGLLAETAYTFKLRAVNKDGVSDWTEIKATTKTNPLEFAIQGIVAETTVENQGGSGINKLFDYDEGNTWHTKWGVKAVPFDMIIDLKSINQLDKFHYLPRTGKGNGILLKGKVFYSNNKESWTEAGAFEWANTDEIKIFNFTSHPAARYIKIAVADGVGGFGSGRELYVFKVPGTESYLPGDINNDRLIDRNDLTSYINYTGLRKGDADFEGYISNGDINKNNLIDAYDVSVVATQLEGGVKNAKTDKVAGKLEISTAKQAYNKDEIVEIKVKGINLKSVNALSFALPYNAQDYDFVSVQPLNTKQMDNLTNDRLHTNGAKVLYPTFVNIGNKDALNETSDLFILKLRAKRKLQFGLKLSEGILVDKNLNSVKF from the coding sequence ATGACCCCGCATTATTTTTTCAAAAATTTTAAAATAACCAGTTCCAAAAACCAACCCAAAGGCGTGGTTTTGGCATTTGCGTTTTTTTTAATTGCCGCTCCGTTTTTTGTGACTGCTCAACCGGCTGCTCAGAAAACCAATCAGGTAGCACAAAATACCACCAAAGTGCTTAGCGCAAAAAAGATCAATACCACAACTATAGAATTATTGCTTTCTGATAAGCAGACCTTAACCTTAGATTTTTATGGCGATAATATTTTTCGCCTTTTCGAAGATCCTACAGGAGGTTTTATACGCGATCCGGAAGCCAAACCTGAAGCTAAAATTTTAGTGGAAAACCCACGCAGAGCTGTTTCAAAACTGGACATAAAAGATGAGAATAATCAACTATTCATCTCTACAGCTAAGATTACGGTGCTGATTGATAAAAATACTTCGCTGATCAAAATTATCAACCTTGCTACCCAGGCTGTAGCTGTTGAAGAATTAGCGCCGATTCAATTCGAGAAAGGAAAAGTAACCCTGAGCCTAAAAGAAAATCCACAGGAATATTTTTATGGCGGTGGCGTCCAGAACGGCCGTTTCTCACACAAGGGGAAAAACATTGCTATCGAAAACCAAAACTCCTGGACGGATGGAGGGGTAGCTTCGCCAACACCTTATTATTGGTCTACCAATGGTTATGCTGTCATGTGGCATACCTTCAGCAAAGGAAGTTACAATTTTGGTGCTAAAGAAAAAGGCTTGGTAAAATTGGCACACGAAACCGATTACCTGGATGCCTTTTTTATGATTAACAATGGAGCAGTGCCTTTATTGAATGATTTTTACCAGCTGACCGGAAATCCGATTTTATTGCCAAAATTTGGTTTCTATCAGGGACATTTAAATGCTTATAACCGCGATTTCTGGAAAGAAGACGAAAAGGGAACTTTATTTGAAGATGGCAAACGTTACAAAGAAAGTCAGAAAGATAATGGCGGTATAAAAGAATCGCTTAACGGCGAAAAAAACAATTATCAATTTTCTGCACGTGCGGTAATTGATCGTTATAAAAAACACGATATGCCTTTGGGCTGGGTGCTGCCTAACGATGGTTATGGTGCAGGTTACGGCCAAACCGAAACCTTAGATGGCAATATTCAAAACCTCAAAAGTTTTGGCGATTATGCCCGTAAAAATGGTGTAGAAATTGGCTTGTGGACACAATCAGATCTTCACCCAAAACCAGAAGTAAGTCCCTTGTTGCAGCGCGACATTATTAAAGAAGCCAGAGATGCTGGTGTTCGGGTATTAAAAACCGATGTGGCATGGGTTGGTGCCGGTTACTCGTTCGGTTTGAATGGTGTAGCTGATGTAGCACAGATTATGCCTTATTATGGCAATAGCAGTCGTCCGTTTATCATCTCCTTAGATGGTTGGGCAGGTACACAACGTTATGCCGGTATTTGGTCGGGTGACCAAACGGGTGGCGTTTGGGAATATATCCGTTTCCACATTCCTACTTATTTAGGTTCTGGTTTATCAGGTCAGCCGAATATTACTTCCGATATGGATGGTATTTTTGGGGGTAAAAACCTGACCATCAATACCCGCGATTTCCAATGGAAAACCTTTACGCCAATGGAATTAAACATGGATGGTTGGGGCGCCAACGAAAAATATCCACATGCATTGGGCGAACCTGTAGCTTCGATTAACCGCAATTATTTAAAACTGAAATCAGAGCTGATTCCATATACTTATAGTGTGGCAAGAGAAGCGGTTACCGGATTGCCAATCATCAGGGCGATGTTTCTGGAGTATCCAAATGCTTATACCAAAGGTACTTCAACACAATATCAATATCTATACGGACCATCTTTCTTAGTCGCGCCAATTTATCAGGCAACTAAATCAGACGAAAAGGGTAACGATATCCGCAATGGTATTTACCTGCCGGAAGGAACATGGATTGATTATTTCACCGGAGAAAAATATACCGGAAACAGCATCCTCAACAATTTTGATGCACCGTTATGGAAGTTGCCTGTTTTTGTGAAAAATGGTGCTATTATTCCGATGACAAATCCGAATAATAATGTTTCTGAAATCAGTAAAGTAAACCGCATCTATGAATTGTATCCTTTTGGAAAAAGTTCATTTACCGAATACGATGATGACGGTGCAACAGAAGCCTATAAATTAGGAAAAGGTGCTTCTACTTTAATCGAATCAGAACTGGATCAAAAAAATAATGCATTGGTTACCATCCATCCGGCAAAAGGCGATTTTGATGGTTTTGTGAAAGAAAAAACAACTGAATTTGTGGTTAACGTTACCGAAAAACCGAAAAGGTTAACCTCAAAAGTTGGAAATAACAAAATCAGACTAAGTGAAGTAAATTCGAAATACGAGTTTTTAAAACAGTCTAACGTTTATTTCTACGATGCTACACCAAACTTAAACCGCTTTGCTACAAAAGGAAGCGATTTTGAAAAAGTGGCCATGGTTAAAAACCCGCAGTTGCTGGTTAAACTTCAATCTACCGATATTACCATCAATCCGGTAACACTTAGTATTGATGGATTTAAATTTGAACCTGCAGATAAACAACGTTTGTCAACAGGGAAATTATCGGCTCCTCTTAATGCAAAAGTAAGCGATAAAAACAGAGAAGCTTATACGCTTACCCCAAGCTGGACCAAAGTGAGCAATGCAGATTTTTATGAGATCGATTTTAATGATATGCATTATACCACAATCCGCGATACTGCTCTGTTGTTTGATGGATTATTGGCCGAAACAGCTTACACGTTTAAGTTACGTGCCGTAAACAAAGATGGCGTCTCAGATTGGACCGAGATCAAAGCCACTACCAAAACCAATCCTTTAGAATTTGCTATTCAGGGTATTGTAGCCGAAACTACGGTAGAAAATCAAGGCGGTTCTGGCATCAATAAATTGTTCGATTATGATGAGGGTAATACCTGGCATACCAAATGGGGCGTTAAGGCAGTTCCTTTTGATATGATTATTGATTTAAAATCGATCAATCAGCTGGATAAATTCCATTACCTGCCGCGTACAGGAAAAGGAAACGGAATTCTGTTAAAAGGTAAAGTATTTTATAGCAACAATAAAGAAAGCTGGACGGAAGCTGGTGCATTTGAATGGGCCAATACCGACGAAATTAAAATATTCAATTTTACTTCACATCCTGCTGCCCGTTACATCAAAATTGCTGTTGCTGATGGAGTAGGTGGTTTTGGTTCAGGAAGAGAGTTGTATGTATTTAAGGTTCCAGGTACCGAAAGTTATCTGCCGGGTGATATTAATAACGACCGTTTAATTGATCGGAACGATTTAACCTCTTACATCAACTATACCGGTTTAAGAAAAGGTGATGCTGATTTTGAAGGTTATATCAGCAATGGTGATATCAACAAAAACAACCTGATTGATGCGTACGATGTTTCAGTTGTGGCTACACAGCTCGAAGGAGGAGTGAAAAATGCTAAAACTGATAAAGTTGCAGGTAAACTCGAAATCAGTACCGCTAAACAAGCTTATAACAAAGACGAAATCGTCGAAATTAAAGTAAAGGGAATAAACCTGAAATCAGTAAATGCTTTAAGTTTTGCGCTACCATACAATGCACAGGATTATGATTTTGTAAGCGTTCAGCCTTTAAACACCAAACAAATGGATAACCTGACCAACGATCGCCTGCACACCAATGGCGCTAAGGTTTTGTATCCAACCTTTGTAAACATAGGCAACAAAGATGCTTTAAACGAAACTTCCGATCTGTTTATCCTGAAATTAAGGGCAAAACGCAAACTGCAGTTCGGACTTAAGCTTAGTGAAGGCATTTTAGTAGATAAGAATCTCAATTCAGTTAAATTTTAG
- a CDS encoding NIPSNAP family containing protein: protein MLPKIKISCLFLLVLLFSAFTVHASKIDYYQIKIYHLKTDAQEKTVDDYLQKAYLPALHRCGIAKVGVFKPILNDQAAVTEKLIYVFIPLKSFNGMLELDKELAKDEQYAADGKSYLEANYTEAPYERLESIVLKAFEDAPHFMLPNLKSPMKERVYELRSYESPTEQYFKNKVQMFNKGDEIGLFKRLNFNAVFYGEVIAGSHMPNLMYLTTFENKADRDAHWKAFSADDYWKKLSAMPEYQHNVSKNDTKFVYPTDYSDF, encoded by the coding sequence ATGTTACCAAAAATTAAAATATCCTGTCTGTTTTTACTCGTGCTATTATTTAGCGCATTTACTGTTCATGCATCGAAGATAGATTACTATCAGATCAAAATTTATCATTTGAAAACCGATGCTCAGGAAAAAACAGTAGATGATTATTTGCAGAAAGCCTATTTACCGGCACTGCACCGCTGTGGAATTGCAAAAGTGGGCGTATTTAAACCCATTTTGAATGATCAGGCTGCGGTTACAGAAAAACTTATTTATGTGTTTATCCCTTTAAAATCATTCAATGGCATGTTGGAGCTGGATAAAGAATTAGCAAAAGACGAACAATATGCCGCTGACGGTAAAAGCTACCTGGAAGCGAATTATACCGAAGCACCTTACGAACGGTTAGAATCTATTGTATTAAAGGCTTTTGAAGATGCCCCGCATTTTATGCTGCCTAATTTAAAATCACCGATGAAAGAGCGGGTTTATGAATTGAGAAGTTATGAGTCGCCTACCGAGCAGTATTTTAAGAATAAAGTTCAGATGTTTAATAAAGGCGACGAAATTGGGTTATTTAAAAGGCTGAATTTTAATGCCGTATTTTATGGAGAAGTAATTGCCGGTAGCCATATGCCTAACCTCATGTATTTAACCACTTTCGAAAATAAAGCAGATAGAGATGCTCACTGGAAGGCATTCTCTGCAGATGATTATTGGAAGAAACTTTCGGCAATGCCAGAATATCAGCATAATGTTTCTAAAAACGACACTAAGTTTGTGTACCCCACAGACTATTCTGATTTTTAA